The following nucleotide sequence is from Mustelus asterias unplaced genomic scaffold, sMusAst1.hap1.1 HAP1_SCAFFOLD_1687, whole genome shotgun sequence.
ctctctgtctctctcctctctctcttccctctacccactctctctctctctctctctctgtctctccctctctctgtccctctctctctctgtccctctctctctctctgtccctccctctccctctctctctctctctccctctctctctgtccctctctctgtctctctccctctctctgtctctctctccctctccctctctccgataCAGAGGGatactctctcctctcgctgctCTTGGTGATGTCTCCGCTGGTGACTGGATGTCCCCCTCTCTGCACCTGTTACCGTGCCCCGCTGACTGTCAGCTGCCAGTCCCAGGGTTTCACCCGGGTTCCGTCGGCCGTGCCCGCTGGGGGTGCCCGCGTCTTCCTGCAGAACAACCGGATTGAGGAGCTGGGGGCGGGTTCCTTCCCCCCCAACGTCTCCATCCTGTGGCTGTATGCCAATAATATCAGCCGGGTGAACCGGGGGGCTCTGAGTGGCCTGGTCCAGCTTGAGGAGCTGGACCTGGGTGAGAATGTCTACCTGCGCAGCCTGGAGCCGACCACCTTCTGGGGCCTGGGGCGGCTGCAGACTCTCCACCTGCACCGCTGTGGCTTGCTGGAGCTGCCTCCAGGACTCTTCCGCAAACTCTACGCCCTACAGTACCTGTATCTGCAAGAGAACCACATCTCCCAGCTCCCGGACAACCTCTTTCTGGACCTTGCCAACCTCTCCTACCTCTTTCTCCATGGAAACCGGATCCGGACACTGACCGCTAACGCCTTCCGAGGCCTGGTCAGCCTGGACCGCCTGCTCCTCCACCAGAACCGGCTGACCCAGGTACAGCGACCGGCCTTCCGAGATCTCCGCCGCCTGGCCACCCTCTTCCTGTTTGACAACGGCCTGACTGAGCTCCCGGGGACATCCCTCCTGCCGCTGGCTTCCCTGCGCTTCCTGCGGCTGAACGGTAACCCCTGGGCCTGCGACTGTCGTGCCCGTTCCCTCTGGCAATGGTTCCGCCGCTTTCCGGGTGCCAGCTCACCACTCACCTGCGCCTCGCCCCCCGAGCGCCGGGGGCGCGACCTGCGACTCCTCACCCCCACCGACCTGCGGGACTGCCCCGCTGAGCCAGGGGCCGGGGGCCGCTGGGGGCCGGCAGACGGGGAGGAAGAGGGTCCCGGCGGCCtggcaccacccccctccccgggtAAGGAGTCACGGGAACCCGGCAACGCCACCAGTGGCACTCGGCTGAACGACTCGCCGGGGGAGCGGGACCCCCGGCCTGACTACTGGCCCGATTACTACGGGGAGGGGGAGCCCACCCCCGAGGGTCCGGCACGCTGCCCCGGGGGCCGCTGCAGGAGCCGGGCGTCCATTCCCCAAGCTGCCCAGCTGATCATTGGCACTTTCCCATTCCCCATCTGGGCGGCCACCGCCCTCCAGTggttgtgaggggggggaggagggagggagggaggccgccTCGCCTCCTCCCCTTGTGCTGCCCCCTCAAGCacacccctcccttccctccctatccctgccctcacactgccccctcctccacccccaaacccctcaaTGTGGACCAGACCTCAACAGCTCAACTCTGGAGCCCTGTCACCCCCAACCAGCCAATCAACTGTCAACCCAAGATTGGAAAAGAACCCTTCACCTCTTGAATTTTGAACCCAAGATTGGACAATGACCCTTGACCTATTGAACTTTGACCCTAGGATGGATAATGACCCTTCACCTCTTGAACTTTGAACCCAAGATTGGACAATGACCCTTCACCTCTTAAACCTTGAACCCCAGGATGGACAATGACCCTTCGCCTCTTAAACTTTGAACCCCAGGATGGACAATGACCCTTTGCCTCTTGAACTTTGAACCCCAGGATGCACAATGACCCTTTGCCTCTTGAACTTTGACCCCAGGATGGACAATGAGCCTTCACCCCTTGAACATTGACCCCTGGATGGACAATGACCCTTCACCTCTTGAACTTTCACCCCAGGATGGACACTGAGCTACGTCTCTACCCCCCGGGATGGACTACACTCGTAATTTGGAGGAAGAGGACTCTGGTGGTGTCACATCCCAATGGGGcgaaggcgggggtgggggaagggattgAAGGGTGAGGAGAgccaggtggaggagggggatagggaggagatggggaacggggagggggtgggggagggagaggggaggagaggaggagggggagggggaagggatggggagggggaggggaggggtggggggatggggggagctgATGTACAGGTGACGATTTTGGACATTTATTGCACGTTGAAATAAACAGGAAGTGGTTGGTTAACAGGTGCATTGTGGGTGTCTTGTTGCCAAAAAATCTAACATGGCGGCAGGCAGAGGACAAAGCTTGGCTTCCGATTGGCTGCCGGCGGTGAGCCCACTCCCAAAATCTCCGAATAAAGATCCAGAGGCCGGGAGACTCAGCGGAAAAGGAAGATCACCAGCAaccagtgctaagggagtgccgcactgtcagagggtcagtgctgagggagtgccgcactgtcagagggtcagtgctgagggagtgccgcactgtcagagggtcagtactgagggagtgccgcactgtcagagggtcagtactgagggagtgccgcactgtcagagggtcagtactgagggagtgccgcactgtcagagggtcagtgctgagggagtgccgcactgtcagagggtcagtactgagggagtgccgctctgtcagagggtcagtactgagggagtgccgcactgtcagagggtcagtgctgagggagtgccgcactgtcagagggtcagtgcggagggggtgccgcactgtcagagggtcaggactgagggagtgccgcagtgtcagagggtcagtgctgagggagtgccgcactgtcagagggtcagtgctgagggagtgccgcactgtcagagggtcagtgctgagggagtgccgcactgtcagagggtcagtgctgagggagtgccgcactgtcagagggtcagtgctgagggagcgccgcactgtcagagggtcagtgctgagggagtgtcgcaatgtcagagggtgagtgctgagcgagtgccgcactgtcagagggtcagtactgagggagtgccaaactgtcagagggtcagtgctgagggagtgacgcagtgtcagagggtcagtgctgagggagtgccacactgtcagagggtcagtgctgagggagtgccgcactgtcagagggtcagtactgagggagtgccgcactgtcagagggtcagtgctgagggagtgccgcactgtcagagggtcagtgctgagggagtgctgcacagtcagagggtcagtgctgagggagtgctgcactgtcagagggtcagtgctgagggagtgccgcactgtcagagggtcagtactgagggagtgccgcactgtcagagggtcagtgctgagggagtgccacactgtcagagggtcagtgctgagggagtgccgcagtgtcagagggtcagtgctgagggagtgccacactgtcagagggtcagtgctgagggagtgccgcactgtcagagggtcagtactgagggagtgccgcactgtcagagggtcagtgctgagggagtgccgcactgtcagagggtcagtgctgagggagtgctgcacagtcagagggtcagtgctgagggagtgctgcactgtcagagggtcagtgctgagggagtgccgcactgtcagagggtcagtactgagggagtgccacactgtcagagggtcagcgcagagggagtgccgcactgtcagagggtcagtaatgagggagtgccgcactgtcagagggtcagtgctgagggagtgctgcactgtcagagggtcagtgctgagggagtgccgcactgtcagagggtcagtgctgagggagtgctgcacagtcagagggtccgtgctgagggagtgccgcactgtcagagggtcagtaatgagggagtgccgcagtgtcagagggtcagtgctgagggagtgccacactgtcagagggtcagtgctgagggagtgccgcactgtcagagggtcagtgctgagggagtgctgcacagtcagagggtcagtgctgggggagtgccgcactgtcagagggtcagtgcggagggagtgccgcactgtcagagggtcagtgcggagagagtgccgcactgtcagtgggtgagtgctgagggagtgctgcactgtcagagggtcagtgctgagggagtgccgcactgtcagagggtcagtactgagggagtgccgcactgtcagagggtcagcgctgagggagtgctgcactgtcagagggtcagtgctgagggagtgccgcactgtcagagggtcagtactgagggagtgccgcactgtcagagggtcagtactgagggagtgccgcactgtcagagggtcagcgctgagggagtgccgcactgtcagaggttcatcactgagggagtgccgcactgtcagagggtcagtgctgagggagtgccgcactgtcagaggaccagtactgagggagtgcctcactttcagagggtcagtactgagggagtgccgcactgtcagagggtcagtgctgagggagtgccgcactgtcagagggtcagtgctgagagagtgccgcactgtcagagggtcagtgctgagggagtgccgcactgtcagagggtcagtgctgagggagtgccgcactgtcatagggtcagtactgagggagtgccgcactgtcagaggttcatcactgagggagtgccgcagtgtcagaggatcagtgctgagggagtgccgcactgtcagagggtcagtactgagggagtaccgcactgtcagagggtcagtacagagggagtgccgcactgtcagagggtcagtactgagggagtgccgcactgtcagagagtcagtactgaaggagtgccgcactgtcagagggtcagtactgagggagtgccgcactgtcagagagtcagtgctgagggagtgcctcactgtcagagggtcagtgctgagggagtgccgtactgtcagagggtcagtgctgagggagtgccgcacagtcagagggtcagtgctgagggagtgccgcactgtcagagggtcagtactgagggagtgccgcactgtcagagggtcagtactgagggagcgccgcactgtcagagggtcagtgctgagggagtgccgcactgacagagggtcagtgctgagggagtgccgcactgtcagaggctcactgctgagggagtgccgcactgtcagagggtcagtgctgagggagtgccgcactgtcagggggtcagtgctgagggagtgccgcactgtcagagggtcagtgctgagggagtgccgcactgtcagagggtcagtgctgagggagtgccacagtgtcagagggtcagtgctgagggagtgccgcactgtcagagggtcagtgctgagggagtgccgcactgtcagagggtcagagctgagggagtgctgcactgtcagagggtcagtgctgagggagtgctgcactgtcaaatgaTCAGAGCGGAGGGagtgcccgcactgtcagagggtcaggactgagggagtgccgcactgtcagaggatcagtgctgagggggtgccgcactgtcagagggtcagtgctgagggagtgccgcactgtcagaaggtcagtgctgagggagtgtcgcactgtcagagggtcagtactgagggagtgccgcactgtcagagggtcaggactgagggagtgccgcagtgtcagagggtcaggactgagggagtgccgcactgttagagtgtcagtgctgagggagtgccgcactgtcagagggtcagtgctgagggggtgccgcactgtcagagggtcagtactgagggagtgccgcactgtcagaggaccagtactgagggagtgcctcactttcagagggtcagtactgagggagtgccgcactgtcagagggtcagtgctgagggagtgccgcactgtcagagggtcagtgctgagagagtgccgcactgtcagagggtcagtgctgagggagtgccgcactgtcagagggtcaggactgagggagtgcagcactgtcagagggtcagtgctgagggagtgccgcagtgtcagagggtcagtgctgagggagtgccgcactgtcagagggtcagtactgagggagtgccgcactgtcagagagtcagtactgagggagtgccgcactgtcagagggtcagtgctgagggagtgccgcactgtcagagggtcagtgctgagggagtgccgcactgtcagaggctcagtgctgagggagtgccgcactgtcagagggtcagtgctgagggagtgccgcactgtcagagggtcagcagtgagggagtgccgcactgtcagagggtcagtactgagggagtgccgcactgtcagagggtcagtgctgagggagtgccgcagtgtcagagggtcagtgctgagggagtgtcgcaatgacagagggtgagtgctaagggagtgccacactgtcagagggtcagtactgagggagtgccgcactgtcagagggtcaggactgagggagtgccgcacggtcagagggtcagtgctgagggagtgctgcacagtcagtgggtcagtgctgagggagtgccgcactgtcagagggtcaggactgagggagtgccgcactgtcagagggtcagtgctgagggagtgccgcactgtcagagggtcagtactgagggagtgcccctctgtcagagggtcagtactgagggagtgccgcactgtcagagggtcagtgctgagggagtgccgcactgtcagaggttcagtgcggagggggtgccgcactgtcagagggtcaggactgaggtagtgccgcagtgtcagagggtcagtgctgagggagtgccgcactgtcagagggtcagtgctgagggagtgctgcacagtcagagggtcagtgctgagggagtgctgcactgtcagagggtcagtgctgagggagtgccgcactgtcagagggtcagtactgagggagtgccacactgtcagagggtcagcgcagagggagtgccgcactgtcagagggtcagtaatgagggagtgccgcactgtcagagggtcagtgctgagggagtgctgcactgtcagagggtcagtgctgagggagtgccgcactgtcagagggtcagtgctgagggagtgctgcacagtcagagggtccgtgctgagggagtgccgcactgtcagagggtcagtaatgagggagtgccgcagtgtcagagggtcagtgctgagggagtgccacactgtcagagggtcagtgctgagggagtgccgcactgtcagagggtcagtgctgagggagtgctgcacagtcagagggtcagtgctgagggagtgccgcactgtcagagggtcagtgcggagggagtgccgcactgtcagagggtcagtgcggagagagtgccgcactgtcagtgggtgagtgctgagggagtgctgcactgtcagagggtcagtgctgagggagtgccgcactgtcagagggtcagtactgagggagtgccgcactgtcagagggtcagcgctgagggagtgctgcactgtcagagggtcagtgctgagggagtgccgcactgtcagagggtcagtactgagggagtgccgcactgtcagagggtcagtactgagggagtgccgcactgtcagagggtcagcgctgagggagtgccgcactgtcagaggttcatcactgagggagtgccgcactgtcagagggtcagtgctgagggagtgccgcactgtcagaggaccagtactgagggagtgcctcactttcagagggtcagtactgagggagtgccgcactgtcagagggtcagtgctgagggagtgccgcactgtcagagggtcagtgctgagagagtgccgcactgtcagagggtcagtgctgagggagtgccgcactgtcagagggtcagtgctgagggagtgccgcactgtcatagggtcagtactgagggagtgccgcactgtcagaggttcatcactgagggagtgccgcagtgtcagaggatcagtgctgagggagtgccgcactgtcagagggtcagtactgagggagtgccgcactgtcagagggtcagtactgagggagtgccgcactgtcagagggtcagtactgagggagtgccgcactgtcagagagtcagtactgaaggagtgccgcactgtcagagggtcagtactgagggagtgccgcactgtcagagagtcagtgctgagggagtgcctcactgtcagagggtcagtgctgagggagtgccgtactgtcagagggtcagtgctgagggagtgccgcacagtcagagggtcagtgctgagggagtgccgcactgtcagagggtcagtactgagggagtgccgcactgtcagagggtcagtactgagggagcgccgcactgtcagagggtcagtgctgagggagtgccgcactgacagagggtcagtgctgagggagtgccgcactgtcagaggctcactgctgagggagtgccgcactgtcagagggtcagtgctgagggagtgccgcactgtcagggggtcagtgctgagggagtgccgcactgtcagagggtcagtgctgagggagtgccgcactgtcagagggtcagtgctgagggagtgccacagtgtcagagggtcagtgctgagggagtgccgcactgtcagagggtcagtgctgagggagtgccgcactgtcagagggtcagagctgagggagtgctgcactgtcagagggtcagtgctgagggagtgctgcactgtcaaatgaTCAGAGCGGAGGGagtgcccgcactgtcagagggtcaggactgagggagtgccgcactgtcagagggtcagtgctgagggggtgccgcactgtcagagggtcagtgctgagggagtgccgcactgtcagaaggtcagtgctgagggagtgtcgcactgtcagagggtcagtactgagggagtgccgcactgtcagagggtcaggactgagggagtgccgcagtgtcagagggtcaggactgagggagtgccgcactgttagagtgtcagtgctgagggagtgccgcactgtcagagggtcagtgctgagggggtgccgcactgtcagagggtcagtactgagggagtgccgcactgtcag
It contains:
- the LOC144488592 gene encoding reticulon-4 receptor-like 2 — protein: GYSLLSLLLVMSPLVTGCPPLCTCYRAPLTVSCQSQGFTRVPSAVPAGGARVFLQNNRIEELGAGSFPPNVSILWLYANNISRVNRGALSGLVQLEELDLGENVYLRSLEPTTFWGLGRLQTLHLHRCGLLELPPGLFRKLYALQYLYLQENHISQLPDNLFLDLANLSYLFLHGNRIRTLTANAFRGLVSLDRLLLHQNRLTQVQRPAFRDLRRLATLFLFDNGLTELPGTSLLPLASLRFLRLNGNPWACDCRARSLWQWFRRFPGASSPLTCASPPERRGRDLRLLTPTDLRDCPAEPGAGGRWGPADGEEEGPGGLAPPPSPGKESREPGNATSGTRLNDSPGERDPRPDYWPDYYGEGEPTPEGPARCPGGRCRSRASIPQAAQLIIGTFPFPIWAATALQWL